One segment of Erigeron canadensis isolate Cc75 chromosome 2, C_canadensis_v1, whole genome shotgun sequence DNA contains the following:
- the LOC122587765 gene encoding uncharacterized mitochondrial protein AtMg00820-like, translating into MEPTDVAEDLSDPSWVNAMQDELTQFEINKVWELVPRPHHSKTVIGTKWVYRNKMDKRGVVTRNKARLVALGYRQEDGIDYDETFAPVARLEAIKMFLAYSHTRDLRFIKWM; encoded by the coding sequence ATGGAGCCAACTGATGTTGCTGAGGATCTATCAGATCCCTCTTGGGTAaatgcaatgcaagatgaactaACACAATTTGAGATAAACaaggtttgggaacttgttccaagaCCTCATCATTCAAAGACTGTGATTGGAACCAAGTGGGTCTACAGAAATAAAATGGATAAAAGAGGAGTTGTGACCagaaacaaagcaagattagtaGCTCTTGGATACAGACAAGAAGATggaattgattatgatgaaacctttgctcctgtGGCAAGACTGGAAGCCATCAAAATGTTCTTGGCTTATTCCCACACAAGGGATTTaaggtttatcaaatggatgtga